The window ACGTTCACTGAGAAATATCACGATTCGGCAGAGGCGGAAGATAAAAAAATATTGAGTTTTGAGGAGCTCACCGATTATTTCCAAGGGGAATCCTACAATTATCAAAAGGTGAAAAGCGAAAGATTTTTTAATAGCTTCGGCAGTCGTATATTGCTGCCGACCATATTGGCAATAATACTATTTATCAGTTATATATTTTTTTACGTGGTTCCTTTCTTTGAAGATAACATGCTGACCCAGAAAAAGCTGATGGTAAAAGAGCTGACAGCAACGGCAGCAAGCGTAATTACACATTATCAGATACTGGAAGAAAAGGGGGAGCTCACCCCTGAAGAGGCCGAACAGCGTACCATAGATGCAATAAAAACCATGCGCTATGACAGTCAGGATAAAAATTACTTCTTCATCATTGATATGACCCCGAAAATGATACTGCACCCGTATCGCCCGGAGCTGACAGGGCAGGATCTGAGCGACTATACAGACGAAGAAAATAAAAGCGGAAAAAAATTGTTCGTTGAGTTTGTTCGCATTGTAGAAGCCCATGGAGAGGGGTATTTGAGATATCATTGGCAATGGAAAGATAACCCGGAAAAGAGCGCTGAAAAATTATCCTATGTAAAAGGAATTCCCAAAAGAGGCTGGATTGTCGGTACAGGTATTTACATTAATGATATTGCAGAGGAAAAAGAAGCTTTGCAGCTGCATATTTTCCAGATCGTCGGCATTACTGTTGACGGGCTGTTTATGCTGCTGGCCTATTTTCTTTTGCAGAGCAGACGCATTGAAAACGACCGTAAAAAGGCTGAAGCGGGTCTGCAGGAAGTTAAAGACCGCTATCGTGCTCTGGTGGAGTCTTCAAATGAGGGCTACCTTCTGACTGTGGACGGCAGAATTGTATATTCAAATTTCAAGCTGCAACAAATGTTGGGCTTTTCCAATACAGAACTTCATCAAACCGATATCTGGAATATTATATTTCCTGATGTGGAAAGTAACAAAAGGTTAAGAGAGCACCTGGGCAAGGTGTTTGAAAACGACTCTGATTCAGGAGAGTTTGAGGCTGTTGCTGCTGATTCTGTGGGAAATCATCTTGATGTTATCATTACAACATCCCGCATATTTCTGACTGAAAAACACGGTCATGTTATTTCTTTGCGTCCCATTGTCCGTAGAAGCTATATTGGGGTTGGAACAGCCACAAATATCCCCACTGATTATAAGCCTATTCATGATTCTCTTATCAAAAAAATCAGGGAGAGCAATCGGATCGGGCATGTTGTCCAAAACATGAATAAGCTGCCGGCAATTATCCGGGAGATGATTGATACAGGGGCCAGGGCGCGGGCTTTGCGTACCGTGATTGGTACGACATATGATGAAGTTATCGTTCGCTGTGTCGAGCTTTCAATAGATGAAATTGGAGAGCCGCCTGTTGCTTTTGCATTTCTCTCCCTTGGAAGCAATGCAAGGCATGAGATGACCATGTTTTCAGACCAGGATAATGCTATAATTTTTCAAGATCAAGACACTGAAGAGACAGCGCCTGACAACATAAGGGCATATTTTCTGAAGCTTGGAGACAAGGTATGCAGCAAGCTCAATGCTTCGGGATATCATTTCTGTCCGGCAGGTATTATGGCCTTACACCCTAAATGGTGTCTTTCTGAAAAAGAGTGGCATAAGAAACTGAAAAATATAATGAACAGCCCAACACCTGACGGGTTTCTTGAATTTAATGTATTCTTCGACCTGAAATGTACTTATGGAAATATTGATTTAGCAGGCTCAATACATTCACAAATTCAATTGTTAATGAAGAAAAACCCTTTATTTATGAGTTACTACGCTAAAAATACTTTGGTGCATAAACCGCCGTTCAGTGTTTTTGGACGGTTAAAAACTGAACGGCAGGATGGCGCAAGAACCTTGAATCTTAAAGAGGCTCTGCGTCCCATTGAGATTTTTGCAAGAATTTATGCTTTGAAGCATGCCATTATTCCCGCAAATACCATTAAAAGGCTGAATGCCATTAGGGATAAGGAAGAAGTATCCGAAGAATTCTACAAAGAAACTGTCTATGTGTTTAATTATATATGGCGGCTAAGGTTTTTCAATCAGATCTTTAAACATACCGATTTGCATAAAGTGGATGATGATTTAGACATTGATGAACTCAATGATTTAGAAGTTGAACACCTGGAGCTCGTTATTTCCAGACTCTCAATGCTCAGAAGAAAAATCAGTCTTGATTTTATTGAAAGCGTTCCGATAGAAAAAATATAAGAAAAAGCCATCTCTCAAAAGAGTGTTTTGAGAGATGGCTTTTACCTTCCTTTGAATTCCAAATTCAGCTTTGTCTGCATATCGGAAATTAACGAAAATATCTTCTTTAGTGTTGATTTCTCAATTTCGGTCAAGTTCTCAATGTTGATCGTATTATCAGGTTTTCTGAATTCGGTTAATGCATTGGTCTGGGTCTCGAAACGTAATCCCATTAAAAAATTGTATGCTTGTTTTAACTCCTCATACATGGGTTTTTGAATCACGTTTTGATTTAATAATGTTTCGAGGCGACGTAACGTATTGGTTTCAAAAAGTTTCCGCTGTAAAGAGAATACTTTGATAAACGTAACAACCGGAAGAAGTATCTTTTTAATATCGAATGTTTCGTTATCATCACTGGCAATATTTCCAAACATGTTTAACGGGGATCTGTACTGAATCACCGTTTGGGCAAGGTGATAAACAAATATGGCTTTTTTATCAATGAGCAGGTTGACATGTTTTCTTAATTCATCTGTGAAAAAGTTGTCACCATAAATACACCTGAAATCGAAAAAAACAGCCGTGTCTATGATGTTTTGAGCTTCAGGGGTGTTAATCCAGCTTGTAAACTGCTTTTTCCAATCCGATAAGCTCAGCGTGTATTTGGGATTTTTGGCCATTATTTCACCTGCACATAACTCATATCCGACATGGGCCAGGTGATTGTTAACGGTTTCAGCAAACTTCAGGAAGTAGTTTTTAATTTTTGGGGCATTATCGTCCCCAACATCTTCAAAAATGATGGCATTGTCCTGGTCGGTGGCAATGGTCTGTTCTTTTCTTCCTTCGCTGCCCAATGCCACAAAAGCAAATCGGCATGGCGCTTTCCCGTGGTCTTCCAATGCAAATGTTATGATGCGATTTGTCATTGCATCGGATACCGATGTAATAATATGGGTTATCAATTCAGTTTTATTACCGCTTTCCAATAGTGCGTTAACAAGAACCGGAATTTTGTCATAGATCTTTTTAAGTTCATTAACATTTTCGGCATATTCAATTTCACTTAGGATGTAGCTTAACGAATTATGCTGGATCTCAAGGATATCTTCATGGCTGAGGACGCCGATAATCTCGTTATTGTCATTTTTTACAGCCAGGTGGCTGACATTTTGTTTCCTGAATTCTAAAACAACTTCGTAAAGTAAGGCTGTATTTGAAATGCAAATAATTGGGGAGGTCATCACGTCCACAAGCAGTGATTTGCCATCTTTGCCTTTTGCCAGGACCCTTTTACGCAAGTCACTGTCATTAACAACCCCAAGCATTTTATCATTGTCTGCAATGAAAATGAGGTTGGTTTTTTTCCGGTCCATTAGAGAGGCGGCTTCAGTCACTGTTGCCTGCAGGTTGCTTTTTACAATTGGCTTTACAAATTGGGAAATGGGCTGATTCATTAATGTCAAGGAGCTTTGAAGTTCTCTGCTTAAATTATGGACAATTTTTTCTGTTTGTTTTTTTCGTGACACATCTTTTGTGACCACGACATAGGCTTCCTGTCCTTCAAATAAAATTCTTGTCACAGAGATCACAACATCATGAAATACATCTTCACCTTGTTTGACCTGGGTCTCAATGGAAATGGATTGGTTGTTTTTTGCGATGGACTTTAAAACGTCGCTCCATCTGATACTGAAAATATCCTCAAATTGAGACACAACAAGTTCCTGGTATGTTTTACCGGTCAGCTGTTCAAACATGTGGTTGGAAAAAATGATCCGGCTGTCTTTGATCATGATTGTGCCTTCTGATGAAGTTTCCACCAGTGTTTTGTATTTTTGCTTTGATTGTAAAAGATCACTTTCGGCCTTTTTACGCCAGACTTCAATTTTAAGGCTTTGCATGATTATGAAAGCAAGGATAAGTATAATGGTTGCTGATATTACCAGTGAAATCCTTGTTAATCTTTCTTTCAACGCACCGATCTCAGCTTGTACATCATCCAGATAGATACCGGTTCCTATGATCCATCCCCACTTTTGAAAACCTTTTACATATGATAACTTTGGGACAATTTGAGTTGAATCGTCTTTCCATTGCCACATGTAGTTGATAAACCCCTCGTTTTTTGTTTTTACAACTTTGATTGCTTCAATAAACAGCCTAACCCCGCGGGGATCTTTATATTCATCCAGCATTTTATTATTCAGTTCGGGGCGATAGGGGTGCATGATCATGACGGGTTTCATGTCAGTAATCCAGAAATAATCCTTTCCCTGGGTGCCATATCGCATTTTACCAATTTTTTTAGACGCAAGGCGTTGCGCTTCTTCAAGAGTAATAAGAGACGCTCTGTATTCATCGTCATATTCTTTTATTAAACTCCATGCTGTATTGGTCAGCTCCCTGATCATTTCCTTCTTTTTGTTCATCATGTTTTCTTCAAATGATGGTATTATGATCACATACATTGACGTAATAAAAAGCAAAATTGTGAGTATGGACGGGATGACAATGGAGAAAAAGAAATTGCGTATGACTTTGTTTGACATGACGTATCAGTTCTTTAGTTAGAGGTTAAATTCCCGCTATGCTATGGTTAAACATATCGGTTAAACATTCCTGATGGATTAACTGCAAATTCAGTCGATCTGGATAAAGTGTAAAAGACATCTATTTTTATTATAGTTTATTAATAAATTGACAGCCAAGGTAAAGTCAAGGATTAATTATTCAACCATCAGAATTCCGGTTTCCTGAAAAGTCACCCGGAACAAATGTTTTGGGGAACATATCTTTTGTTTCAACAGACTTTAAAAAGTTGCCTGTTATATGTTAACTATCGACCTTAGAATTCCTGTGAAAAAATAGATCAAGGGTGCTGATATGAAACTTGAAGAACATGCAAAGCGAACCGAAGACCTTTTTGGTATACCCGGACATGATATTCATAAATGGCTTGATGGTTTTTTCGATACAAGATCGTTTGAACGGCTGCTTGCAGGCTACAGTCCGGCAGGGTATGATCCCTATGCCCATAGAAAATATCGTCATTGCGTTGAGGGATTGGAAGAAGCGTATGAAAAGTTTGAGGGCAAGTACTCTCGTGAAGATATCAAAAAAGTATTTGAAACACATATAAAAGATGACTACAAGGGATACCTTCCCAAACGAGAAGACTTTGAAAACGGCACGTTCACTGAGAAATATCACATTACCGATGATACTGATGATGAAAAAACATTGAGTTTTGAAGATCTTACCGATTATTTCAAAGGGAAATCCTACAATAATCAAAGGAAGAAAACCAAGACATATTCCAATAGTTTCGCCATTCGAATTGTGTTGCCCAGTGTATTGGCGATGATACTGTTTATCAGTTATATATTCATTTACGTGATTCCTCTTTTTGAAAATAACATGCTGAACCAGAAAAAGCTGCTTATAAAGGAGCTGACAGCAACAGCCGCAAGCGTAATTAACCACTACCAGGAATTAGAAGAAAAGGGTGCGCTTACCCCTGAAGAGGCCAAGCAGAGAACCATAGATGAAATTAAGGCGATGCGCTATGACAACCGGAACAAAAATTACTTTTTCATCATTGATTACACCCCTAAAATGATAATTCATCCCTATCGTCCGGAGCTCACAGGCAAGGATTTGAGCAATTATACAGATAAAGAAAACAAAAGTGGCAAAAAGCTGTTCGTGGAGTTCGTTCGCATTGTAAAGTCCAATGGAGAAGGGTATTTGAGATATTATTGGCAATGGAAAGATGCCCCGGACAAGACTGCTGAGAAGCTATCCTATGTAAAAGGAATTCCCCAGAGGGGCTGGATTGTCGGCACCGGTGTATATATTAATGACATTGCAGAAGAAATTGATGCTTTTAAGACGCATATTTTTCAAATCTTCGGTGTTATTGCCGACGGTTTGATTTTATTGATAGCCTATTTTCTCATACAAAGTAAACGGGATGAAAACGACCGTAAAAGAGTTCAGGCTGCTTTAAAAGAAGTGAGAAACCGTTATCGGGCTCTGGTAGAATCTTCCAATGAGGGCTATCTTCTGACCGTGGACGGCAAAATCGTATATTCCAATTTCAAGCTGCAGGAATTGTTAGGGTATAGTGCGCCGGAGCTTCATCGCACCGATATCTGGAATATAATATTTCCTGATGTGGGAAACAACAGCAGTTTAAAAGAGCACCTGGTCAATGTGTTTAAAAACACCTCGGATGCCGGAGAGTTCGAAGCTGTTGTAGCTGATTCAGTTGGTAATTATATTGATGTTATTATTACGACATCTCGTATATTCCTATCTGAAAAACACGGTCATATTATTTCTTTTCGTCCCATTATCCGTAAAAATTATATCGGGGATGATACTTGCAAAAGCATCCCGGCTGATTACGAACCAATTCATTTTTCCCTTATAGAAGAAATCAGGGCAAGTGATAGAATCGGGCATGTTGTCCAGAATATGAATAAGCTGCCGGTGATTATTCGGCACATGATTGATACAGGAGCCAAGTCCGAAGCCATGTGCCGGGTGATCGGTACAACGTATGATGAAGTCATTGTGCGTTGTATCGAACTGTCCATAGCTGAAATCGGCCAGCCCCCGGTCAGTTTTGCATTCCTTTCCCTTGGCAGCAATGCAAGGCACGAGATGACCATGTCATCGGACCAGGATAATGCAATAATTTTTGAAGAGAATACACAAACAGCTTCAGACCAGATAAGGTTATATTTTCTGAAGCTTGGGGACAGGGTTTGCAGCAAGCTCAATGCGTCTGGTTATCATTTGTCTCCCGGGGGGATTATGGCTCTAAACCCCAAATGGTGTCTTTCAGAAAAAGAGTGGCATAAAAGACTGAAAAATGTGATGAGCACCCCAACGTCCGACGGGTTTAATGAATTTAATGTATTCTTCGATTTGAAATGTACCTATGGCAATGTTGATTTGGCAAGCTCCATCAATTCACAAATTCAGTTATTAATGCAGCAGTACCCTCTTTTTATAGGTTACTACGCGAAATATGCCCTGCTATACAAACCGCCACTTAATGCTTTTGGGGGCCTGAAAACCGAACTGCAGGATGGTGCAAAAACCTTGAATCTTAAGGATGCGTTGCGTCCCATTGAAATGTTTTCAAGAATTTATGCATTAAAGCATGGAATTGATACTGCAAATACTGTTGAAAGATTGAAGATAATAAAGGAAAAGGACGTAATTCCCGAAGAATTTTACAAAGAAGCTGTCTATATATTTTATCATATATGGCAGTTAAGGTTTTTCAATCCGATTTTTGAACATACGGGGTTACGCAAAATAAATGATGATTTAGACATTGAAGAGCTCAATGAATTGGAAGTTGAACATTTAAAACAAGTCATTTCCAAGGTCTCAATGCTTAGAAGAAAAATCAGCCTTGATTTCTTCGGAAGAATTTTGACAGAAATATGAGGCCCGGGTCAAAATAAAATGTGCCGGAGAGCAGGCTTGCGTCGACACTTGTGACACTCTATGTTGGCAAAGTATCGAGCCAAATCTGGTTCATCAAATATAGGTTTGAAATATTTTTTCATGGGAAATGTATTTTTCCCGGCCAGTATCCTGGAGATAGAACCGGATAGCGTTGACCCGTTTGAGTATTTCCTCTTCGGCCCGTTTTCTCATAATCTTTTTGGTCTGGACAATATCTTCTTGCAAGTTAGACGTTTTTTCTGAGTCATAGTATCTTTCCATATTATATTTTATTCTGTTTTCAATTAACTCTTCGTTCATTTTATTGTGGGCCTCATCCAGGAAGAGGACTTCGGGCATGAGGTCGGCAAAATGGGTTACAGCAATAATATCCTTGTCCCGCTTCCAGTAGCCGATAAGAAATTCAGGCTCAAGGTCCTGGTAGTTCAGCATGGGCATGTACATTCTGCGCAGATACAGCAGCACTTTTTCGGTTTTTTTCCGGTGCCCGCCGATGATAACAGACCCTCCGATTTCGTTCTTTTTTACCCCTTTGGTCCAGGGTGCACCGGTGATGCCAAAGTCAAAGCAAAGGGGGATTTGAAGCAACGCCGACAGGGTGTTCAGGGCCAGGGCATACCCTGCGGACGGTCCGCCGACGTTGTAGGACGCGGACAACAGCTGGTGGTGGATGGAGTACCGCTGGAGGAAATCCCCGAACAGCCATGGGATGCTGATATCCGGGCTCAGGCTCTGGATATAGTTTTTCACCATGGTCAGGGCTTCCAGGGCAGACTGCTTGGTCATCTTTACGGCCATGTCCATCTGGGCGGTCTGGGCCGAAGGCGTGGCCACGGCACCGGTGACGATGATAGACGCGTTTTCAACTCTGCCGGTCAGGCTGGTGGCGATGGGCAATAACATTCCAGTCATGTCATTGGCTCCAACGCCAATGATAAATCCCACCTGGGGTTCCTGGCTCAGCTCGGCCTCTAAAAATTCGTTAAGCTGTATGGAACCTTTGCGCACGGGGCTTTGGGAAATCTCCCGTCTTGCTGATTCCAGGTGGGCCACAACAAGGGGGTAATCCTGTTCCCGGGTAATATGATCCACACTTTCCAGAATCTTGCCGTAATGCTCCACAAAATTTTTCAGGTCGTTTTTTATTTTGGATTTGATCAGGGGCGGGGCTTTAAGGGCATCAAGAATACCTAGGACGGTTTTAAAATTAAGTTTGACAAAGTTGTATTTTTCATCCTGGGTTGAGGATTTGAGATCCCGAAGTTTGAGCAGAACTTTAAACTCGGTGCTGCAAAGGGCAATGGCCTTTTCCGTAAACGAAGTATAGTCTGCCGGGGTGTTGCAGATCCCCTGGGCTGTTTCTATGATTTTTTCCACCTCAAACTGGCGTTTGTGGGGAACGTTTTCAAATTGCTTTTTGATGATTTCAAAAACATCTTTTTGACGCATATGGCCGGATATTTCCAGGGTTTTCAATCTTTTGGACCGGATCAGGGCAGGGTCCAGGATATCCAGACGGTTGGTGGTTAAGACGGTGAATACCTTATTCAGAGGAATTTCCCCGTCAATGATATTTAAAAATTTGTTGGTCAGGGCATCGGACGGATGGCCCCCGGTGCCGCTTCGTTTGGGCGCAAGGGCATCTCCCTCGTCAAAAAATATTACCGTGGGGGCGATCATTTTTGCGATATCATAGACCTTTTCAAGGTTGGAAACGGCACCGTGCACAGGGCTTGAGGGATCCTGGAGGGCCGAAGGGCTTGTGGCAATATCATGGACATTGGTATTGGAGGAGAGCCAGGTTCTGACCAGATAGGTTTTGCCCGATCCCGGCGGGCCTGTGAGGACCACGCCTTTGTCTTCGCTGACGCCGTAATGAAAACAGTTGTTGGCCATCTCGGAGAATTTATCCTTGATGTCGCCCACATATTCCTCCCAGTTCAGGTTGCGATCCATCTGGTCAACCACCTTGGCGTAAAGTTCCCCATATACATTTTTGGCCACCAGCTGGAAGGCGTTCCGGATCAGGACGGCATCGTCTAAAAATTCCAGGACAAAATCCCCCTGCATGGAGATGACAGACTCAATGAGCTTTCTGACATAGGCCGGGGTTATTTTCAGGCTTCTCTCCCTGAAAATGGCATAGATTTTATCTGCCGCATGATCCAGCTTTTCCGAATCCGGCTTGAACTTGGTGGGGATCTGGTTGCGTTGGATCTCAAGGATAATGATCTTTTTTAAATTTTCCCGGTTCATCCAGTATTTTGAAATGTCGATAATCACGCCTTTTTCAACAAATCTGCGGTAAATGGCCGCGTCAAACCGGTGGGCCTGGTCAGTGGTGGCAATAAGAAAAAGATCTCTTCTCCCGTCAATAATTTCATCCAGGATAATGTTGGAGGTATCAATCAGGGTTCTTTGCTGTTTTTCCGTTCCATCCCCTCCACTTCCGGACCCGGATTTTCCAAATGCCGAATGAGCCTCTTCAATGTGCCGGATCGACGTGACCTTGGGATGGCCCATGGCCCGTTTAAAAAAGTTCCCCGGTTCTCCGGACAGGGCGGTCTGGTAATCATTGGGAGTGATCACGGACATGTCCACTAAAAAACCTAAATCTTCAAAATCCGTCAGATTATTCATGATCCGTTTTCTAAATATCCTTTTAAGAATGGGGATTTTTGCCAGACGCCGGTAAAAGTCGGTTTTTTTCTTTTTTGCGATCTGCATGGCAAACTCAGGGTCCACATCTTCAAGCTGGGTGAACAGGCTGTACCCCCCTAAAATCTCATCCCGTTTTTTACGCCAGTCCACGGTGGGAATCACCTCGTTTCTAAATACCACTTTTTCCAGGGCTTCCC is drawn from uncultured Desulfobacter sp. and contains these coding sequences:
- a CDS encoding DUF294 nucleotidyltransferase-like domain-containing protein, with amino-acid sequence MEKQLKETAMKLEEHVKRTEELFGIPGQDIHQWLDGFFDSSSFERLLSGQSPANYDPYSHRKFRHCIEGLEEAYEKFEGKYSREEIRNVFETHVKDDYRGYLPKREDFENGTFTEKYHDSAEAEDKKILSFEELTDYFQGESYNYQKVKSERFFNSFGSRILLPTILAIILFISYIFFYVVPFFEDNMLTQKKLMVKELTATAASVITHYQILEEKGELTPEEAEQRTIDAIKTMRYDSQDKNYFFIIDMTPKMILHPYRPELTGQDLSDYTDEENKSGKKLFVEFVRIVEAHGEGYLRYHWQWKDNPEKSAEKLSYVKGIPKRGWIVGTGIYINDIAEEKEALQLHIFQIVGITVDGLFMLLAYFLLQSRRIENDRKKAEAGLQEVKDRYRALVESSNEGYLLTVDGRIVYSNFKLQQMLGFSNTELHQTDIWNIIFPDVESNKRLREHLGKVFENDSDSGEFEAVAADSVGNHLDVIITTSRIFLTEKHGHVISLRPIVRRSYIGVGTATNIPTDYKPIHDSLIKKIRESNRIGHVVQNMNKLPAIIREMIDTGARARALRTVIGTTYDEVIVRCVELSIDEIGEPPVAFAFLSLGSNARHEMTMFSDQDNAIIFQDQDTEETAPDNIRAYFLKLGDKVCSKLNASGYHFCPAGIMALHPKWCLSEKEWHKKLKNIMNSPTPDGFLEFNVFFDLKCTYGNIDLAGSIHSQIQLLMKKNPLFMSYYAKNTLVHKPPFSVFGRLKTERQDGARTLNLKEALRPIEIFARIYALKHAIIPANTIKRLNAIRDKEEVSEEFYKETVYVFNYIWRLRFFNQIFKHTDLHKVDDDLDIDELNDLEVEHLELVISRLSMLRRKISLDFIESVPIEKI
- a CDS encoding DUF294 nucleotidyltransferase-like domain-containing protein, whose translation is MMNKKKEMIRELTNTAWSLIKEYDDEYRASLITLEEAQRLASKKIGKMRYGTQGKDYFWITDMKPVMIMHPYRPELNNKMLDEYKDPRGVRLFIEAIKVVKTKNEGFINYMWQWKDDSTQIVPKLSYVKGFQKWGWIIGTGIYLDDVQAEIGALKERLTRISLVISATIILILAFIIMQSLKIEVWRKKAESDLLQSKQKYKTLVETSSEGTIMIKDSRIIFSNHMFEQLTGKTYQELVVSQFEDIFSIRWSDVLKSIAKNNQSISIETQVKQGEDVFHDVVISVTRILFEGQEAYVVVTKDVSRKKQTEKIVHNLSRELQSSLTLMNQPISQFVKPIVKSNLQATVTEAASLMDRKKTNLIFIADNDKMLGVVNDSDLRKRVLAKGKDGKSLLVDVMTSPIICISNTALLYEVVLEFRKQNVSHLAVKNDNNEIIGVLSHEDILEIQHNSLSYILSEIEYAENVNELKKIYDKIPVLVNALLESGNKTELITHIITSVSDAMTNRIITFALEDHGKAPCRFAFVALGSEGRKEQTIATDQDNAIIFEDVGDDNAPKIKNYFLKFAETVNNHLAHVGYELCAGEIMAKNPKYTLSLSDWKKQFTSWINTPEAQNIIDTAVFFDFRCIYGDNFFTDELRKHVNLLIDKKAIFVYHLAQTVIQYRSPLNMFGNIASDDNETFDIKKILLPVVTFIKVFSLQRKLFETNTLRRLETLLNQNVIQKPMYEELKQAYNFLMGLRFETQTNALTEFRKPDNTINIENLTEIEKSTLKKIFSLISDMQTKLNLEFKGR
- a CDS encoding DUF294 nucleotidyltransferase-like domain-containing protein — its product is MKLEEHAKRTEDLFGIPGHDIHKWLDGFFDTRSFERLLAGYSPAGYDPYAHRKYRHCVEGLEEAYEKFEGKYSREDIKKVFETHIKDDYKGYLPKREDFENGTFTEKYHITDDTDDEKTLSFEDLTDYFKGKSYNNQRKKTKTYSNSFAIRIVLPSVLAMILFISYIFIYVIPLFENNMLNQKKLLIKELTATAASVINHYQELEEKGALTPEEAKQRTIDEIKAMRYDNRNKNYFFIIDYTPKMIIHPYRPELTGKDLSNYTDKENKSGKKLFVEFVRIVKSNGEGYLRYYWQWKDAPDKTAEKLSYVKGIPQRGWIVGTGVYINDIAEEIDAFKTHIFQIFGVIADGLILLIAYFLIQSKRDENDRKRVQAALKEVRNRYRALVESSNEGYLLTVDGKIVYSNFKLQELLGYSAPELHRTDIWNIIFPDVGNNSSLKEHLVNVFKNTSDAGEFEAVVADSVGNYIDVIITTSRIFLSEKHGHIISFRPIIRKNYIGDDTCKSIPADYEPIHFSLIEEIRASDRIGHVVQNMNKLPVIIRHMIDTGAKSEAMCRVIGTTYDEVIVRCIELSIAEIGQPPVSFAFLSLGSNARHEMTMSSDQDNAIIFEENTQTASDQIRLYFLKLGDRVCSKLNASGYHLSPGGIMALNPKWCLSEKEWHKRLKNVMSTPTSDGFNEFNVFFDLKCTYGNVDLASSINSQIQLLMQQYPLFIGYYAKYALLYKPPLNAFGGLKTELQDGAKTLNLKDALRPIEMFSRIYALKHGIDTANTVERLKIIKEKDVIPEEFYKEAVYIFYHIWQLRFFNPIFEHTGLRKINDDLDIEELNELEVEHLKQVISKVSMLRRKISLDFFGRILTEI
- a CDS encoding AAA family ATPase, whose translation is MAKRPTKEKKHIVLPEEAINKIETMVETWTYDTKAFVRSRLNQYKQPNSLISFLKNFVFFIFFMKRKQKRMNVLNNPQILTDWKKRFLYSGEINPAASWNRIIAKELTTAEYHYLIAVLDRELTNLHVPVELEKIFEKIYRVHIRKEHLEDPDVPKAPIMLIEGTSGSGKSATAREALEKVVFRNEVIPTVDWRKKRDEILGGYSLFTQLEDVDPEFAMQIAKKKKTDFYRRLAKIPILKRIFRKRIMNNLTDFEDLGFLVDMSVITPNDYQTALSGEPGNFFKRAMGHPKVTSIRHIEEAHSAFGKSGSGSGGDGTEKQQRTLIDTSNIILDEIIDGRRDLFLIATTDQAHRFDAAIYRRFVEKGVIIDISKYWMNRENLKKIIILEIQRNQIPTKFKPDSEKLDHAADKIYAIFRERSLKITPAYVRKLIESVISMQGDFVLEFLDDAVLIRNAFQLVAKNVYGELYAKVVDQMDRNLNWEEYVGDIKDKFSEMANNCFHYGVSEDKGVVLTGPPGSGKTYLVRTWLSSNTNVHDIATSPSALQDPSSPVHGAVSNLEKVYDIAKMIAPTVIFFDEGDALAPKRSGTGGHPSDALTNKFLNIIDGEIPLNKVFTVLTTNRLDILDPALIRSKRLKTLEISGHMRQKDVFEIIKKQFENVPHKRQFEVEKIIETAQGICNTPADYTSFTEKAIALCSTEFKVLLKLRDLKSSTQDEKYNFVKLNFKTVLGILDALKAPPLIKSKIKNDLKNFVEHYGKILESVDHITREQDYPLVVAHLESARREISQSPVRKGSIQLNEFLEAELSQEPQVGFIIGVGANDMTGMLLPIATSLTGRVENASIIVTGAVATPSAQTAQMDMAVKMTKQSALEALTMVKNYIQSLSPDISIPWLFGDFLQRYSIHHQLLSASYNVGGPSAGYALALNTLSALLQIPLCFDFGITGAPWTKGVKKNEIGGSVIIGGHRKKTEKVLLYLRRMYMPMLNYQDLEPEFLIGYWKRDKDIIAVTHFADLMPEVLFLDEAHNKMNEELIENRIKYNMERYYDSEKTSNLQEDIVQTKKIMRKRAEEEILKRVNAIRFYLQDTGREKYISHEKIFQTYI